A single genomic interval of Alistipes provencensis harbors:
- a CDS encoding glycosyltransferase family 4 protein has protein sequence MKIAIEAQRIFRPNKHGMDFVALETIRCLQRLDTENEYFIFVGDGPDRCLEETPNVHIVTLRCPSYPLWEQWALPRAVARVKPDLLHCTSNTAPVWGSTPLVVTLHDIIFLEKQAGRNSSLYQSLGRQYRRLVVPRILPKCRRIITVSQFECDRIRTALGLDPERIMAIHNGYNPRFRPMDDTAEVTKRYLPDAEYLFFLGNTDPKKNTPGTLRAYAEYVRRSEHPLPLLVADLTVQAAESILQQIGQPELMERLRLPGYIPNGDLPAVYNGASAFLYTSLRESFGIPQLEAMACGTPVVTSNTSAIPEIAGEGAILVDPTSPEAIAGALLRLETDDAFRTETIAYGLERVKLFSWEQTARKLLALYRELAGQ, from the coding sequence ATGAAAATAGCCATCGAAGCGCAGCGCATCTTCCGCCCCAACAAACACGGCATGGACTTCGTGGCGCTCGAAACCATCCGCTGCCTGCAACGGCTCGACACCGAGAACGAGTACTTCATCTTCGTGGGCGACGGTCCCGACCGCTGCCTCGAGGAGACGCCCAACGTGCACATCGTCACGCTCCGCTGTCCGTCGTATCCGCTGTGGGAGCAGTGGGCCCTGCCGCGGGCCGTGGCGCGCGTGAAGCCCGACCTGCTGCACTGCACGAGCAACACCGCCCCGGTGTGGGGATCGACGCCGCTGGTGGTAACGCTCCACGACATCATCTTCCTCGAGAAGCAGGCCGGACGCAACTCGTCGCTCTACCAGTCGTTAGGACGCCAGTACCGCCGTCTGGTGGTGCCGCGCATCCTGCCCAAATGCCGCCGAATCATCACCGTGTCGCAGTTCGAATGCGACCGCATCCGCACGGCCCTCGGCCTCGACCCCGAACGGATCATGGCCATCCACAACGGCTACAATCCCCGGTTCCGGCCGATGGACGACACGGCGGAGGTCACCAAGCGCTACCTGCCCGATGCGGAATACCTCTTCTTCCTCGGCAACACCGACCCCAAGAAGAACACTCCGGGAACGCTCCGCGCCTATGCCGAATATGTGCGCCGCTCGGAACATCCGCTGCCGCTGCTGGTCGCGGACCTCACGGTGCAGGCCGCGGAGTCGATTTTACAGCAGATCGGCCAGCCGGAACTGATGGAGCGTCTCCGCCTGCCGGGATATATCCCCAACGGCGACCTCCCGGCCGTCTACAACGGCGCCTCGGCATTCCTCTACACCTCGCTGCGCGAGAGTTTCGGCATTCCCCAGCTCGAGGCGATGGCCTGCGGGACGCCCGTGGTGACGTCGAACACCTCGGCCATTCCCGAGATCGCGGGCGAGGGGGCCATTCTCGTCGACCCGACCTCGCCGGAGGCCATAGCCGGCGCCCTCCTGCGGCTCGAGACCGACGACGCCTTCCGGACGGAAACGATCGCCTACGGGCTGGAGCGGGTGAAGCTCTTCTCGTGGGAACAGACGGCCCGGAAACTGCTGGCGCTCTACCGCGAACTGGCCGGACAATAA